Proteins found in one Oryza glaberrima chromosome 4, OglaRS2, whole genome shotgun sequence genomic segment:
- the LOC127772060 gene encoding uncharacterized protein LOC127772060: MAGDGWVMDIIWNTLLLGRDAIGDIWSNWSVEILLGLSFVAQLVLTFTAGFRWRGAGTRMRHVILFSYVSAEYVATTALGHLSLSSTAGNRLLVAFWAPFFLLHLGGPDNITAYQLEDNQLSARYMFELALRVIGVVYIVYESTHGSWFLVTASWLMLFVGVAKYAEKTMALRRANLANVRRSVERERRLQRRRSRSRTSQPLPKANLSFAGDDDEGGLLMKAHTLFPICKNSMVDSSVETASNTDDAAIVHAKETLFREENYKNVFRVMEMELSLMYDFLYTKAAVIHTLQGYTIRIVSPVFIAVSLVLVELSNVAGHHRQSDVVITRILLVATFLLETASLLKGFASSWTAICLDRELRPVWGWGWIRHEFLCRSRWTWLRRQVASIGRLAGAKDHRRWCGKMGQLSVLQLIITGGASEREDRSWDKECERYSKEKTIVVPQDVKEMFFRRLLGDLGQLIALRKRMKADTSTETELRKMVANMRTKRGQLTLQKYKLRPQLRWSLGDELQLGILTWHIATDIYLSRSVKAVESDPVVLERWLTGIWTLSNYMMYLLAVRPDMLPGLVTRKLFELTCENLATFWSEHQTSTSVAAGGGDLESSSSSCPTPSKFYRLRDHLWRVSQKAIEQQNKLADMLIKQWGRKDESGVELNKYLSRGIELAKKLLHLEDSRDDIDMVQVILEVWVEMLFYAGYRCSKESHAKQLSQGGELTTIVWLMAEHVGLFLVNKTSKGAEEDYWNTRKRR; encoded by the coding sequence ATGGCAGGAGACGGATGGGTGATGGACATCATTTGGAACACGCTGTTGCTCGGCCGCGACGCCATTGGCGACATATGGAGCAACTGGTCGGTGGAGATCCTGCTCGGCCTCAGCTTCGTGGCGCAGCTCGTCCTCACCTTCACCGCTGGGTTCCGCTGGCGCGGCGCCGGCACCAGGATGCGCCACGTCATCTTGTTCTCGTACGTCAGCGCCGAGTACGTGGCCACCACCGCCCTTGGCCACCTCTCCCTCAGCAGCACCGCCGGCAATCGCCTCCTCGTCGCGTTCTGGGCGCCCTTCTTCCTGCTCCACCTCGGCGGACCCGACAACATCACCGCCTATCAGCTCGAGGACAACCAGCTGTCGGCGCGCTACATGTTCGAGCTCGCCCTCCGGGTCATCGGAGTAGTGTACATCGTCTACGAGTCCACCCATGGCAGCTGGTTCTTGGTGACGGCGTCCTGGCTGATGCTCTTCGTCGGCGTGGCCAAGTACGCcgagaagacgatggcgctccgCCGCGCTAACCTGGCCAACGTCCGGAGATCCGtagagagggagcggcggctgcagcgccgccgcagccgcagtcGCACTAGCCAGCCTCTCCCGAAGGCGAACCTCTCTTTtgccggcgacgatgacgaAGGTGGCCTGTTGATGAAGGCTCACACCCTGTTCCCCATCTGCAAGAACTCCATGGTGGACTCGTCCGTGGAGACGGCGTCGAACACCGACGACGCTGCTATAGTTCACGCAAAGGAAACCCTCTTCAGGGAAGAGAACTACAAGAATGTGTTCAGGGTGATGGAGATGGAGCTCTCGCTCATGTACGACTTCCTCTACACTAAGGCCGCCGTCATCCACACATTGCAAGGCTACACCATCCGCATCGTGTCGCCGGTGTTCATCGCCGTCTCGCTGGTTCTCGTCGAGCTCAGCAacgtcgccggccaccaccggCAATCCGACGTCGTCATCACCCGCATCCTGCTGGTGGCCACCTTCCTCCTCGAGACGGCATCGCTGCTCAAGGGATTTGCCTCGTCATGGACCGCCATCTGCCTGGACCGCGAGCTCCGACCTgtttggggttggggttggaTTCGCCATGAATTTCTATGCAGAAGCCGGTGGACTTGGTTGCGTCGTCAGGTCGCCTCCATCGGCCGTCTCGCCGGCGCCAAAGATCACCGGAGATGGTGCGGCAAGATGGGGCAGCTCAGCGTGCTGCAGCtcatcatcaccggcggcgccagcgaGCGGGAGGATCGATCTTGGGACAAGGAATGTGAGAGATACTCCAAGGAGAAGACCATCGTGGTCCCACAAGACGTGAAGGAGATGTTCTTCCGGAGATTGTTGGGGGACTTGGGGCAGTTAATCGCCCTGAGGAAGAGGATGAAGGCGGACACAAGTACGGAGACGGAGTTAAGGAAAATGGTGGCCAACATGAGGACGAAGAGGGGCCAGCTGACGCTGCAGAAGTACAAGTTGCGGCCCCAACTCCGGTGGAGcctcggcgacgagctccaGCTGGGCATCCTCACATGGCACATCGCCACGGACATCTACCTCTCCCGGTCCGTCAAAGCCGTGGAATCGGACCCCGTCGTCCTAGAACGATGGCTGACGGGTATCTGGACGCTGTCCAACTACATGATGTACCTCCTTGCCGTGCGCCCCGACATGCTTCCGGGCCTCGTCACCCGCAAGCTTTTCGAGCTCACCTGCGAGAATCTGGCCACGTTTTGGTCGgaacatcaaacgtcgacatcggttgctgccggcggcggcgacctagagtcatcttcttcctcgtgtCCAACTCCGAGCAAATTCTACCGGCTACGCGATCATCTATGGCGAGTTTCTCAAAAGGCGATCGAGCAACAGAACAAACTTGCTGATATGCTTATCAAACAATGGGGTAGAAAAGATGAGTCCGGTGTTGAGCTAAACAAATATCTCTCTCGCGGGATCGAGCTCGCCAAGAAATTGCTCCACCTGGAGGACTCACGTGACGACATCGACATGGTGCAGGTGATCCTGGAGGTGTGGGTGGAAATGCTCTTCTACGCGGGCTACCGGTGCAGCAAGGAGTCGCACGCCAAGCAGCTCAGCCAAGGCGGCGAGCTCACCACCATCGTGTGGCTCATGGCAGAACACGTCGGCCTGTTCCTTGTCAACAAAACCAGCAAGGGAGCTGAAGAAGATTACTGGAACACCAGGAAAAGGCGCTAA